A part of Chloroflexota bacterium genomic DNA contains:
- a CDS encoding rubrerythrin has translation MPEFGSPFSGLANDRKLTEEELIRAIRFMVAAEYEAIQLYMQLAESTDNDLAVNVLKDIADEERIHAGEFLRLLHELDPDEEKFYAEGAKEVEGEIGKMK, from the coding sequence ATGCCGGAGTTTGGATCGCCCTTTTCAGGATTGGCTAACGATAGAAAGCTGACGGAAGAGGAACTTATCAGAGCCATTCGCTTCATGGTCGCCGCTGAATATGAGGCCATTCAGTTATATATGCAGCTTGCGGAGTCAACCGACAATGATCTCGCGGTTAATGTGCTGAAGGATATCGCTGACGAGGAACGGATCCATGCCGGCGAGTTTTTAAGATTGCTTCATGAACTTGATCCAGACGAAGAAAAGTTTTATGCTGAGGGCGCCAAAGAGGTGGAGGGTGAAATCGGAAAGATGAAGTAA